One genomic segment of Falco cherrug isolate bFalChe1 chromosome 13, bFalChe1.pri, whole genome shotgun sequence includes these proteins:
- the LOC102053794 gene encoding ankyrin repeat domain-containing protein 9-like produces MASNQASLQDDQSRHCKFLSYMFYQAVRDHKPVWMLEDMRTMEYFYWEENASLRTYSPSEALLYAVVHNHLPYAQYLLSHFPEEALKVPGEHFCYCPSSAPHLAMAVTYDRRDILALIIKIAHKLPSLNSYINRTGCFHLEDGKTPLHLACELLRSETVLILLGNGASPRIEDSKGLTPLDVILEQMWDSKVNVASKKLCLDYLLLFMPNPQFKMRKVLQEHPDHWTALLGEDKFNSLVGNTPASLYLQAMQTILQTLPPSHFPKSIQELPIPQALKPLPSYGKKLPTKNVVNVFP; encoded by the coding sequence ATGGCCAGCAACCAGGCCAGCCTGCAGGATGATCAGAGCAGGCACTGCAAGTTCCTATCCTATATGTTCTACCAGGCTGTGAGAGATCACAAGCCTGTGTGGATGCTGGAAGACATGAGAACTATGGAGTATTTTTACTGGGAGGAAAATGCCAGCCTAAGAACCTACTCACCTTCAGAAGCCCTTCTCTATGCAGTGGTGCATAACCACCTGCCTTATGCTCAGTATCTGCTGTCTCATTTTCCAGAGGAGGCTCTCAAGGTGCCTGGGGAACACTTCTGCTACTGCCCATCCTCTGCTCCTCACTTGGCCATGGCGGTCACATATGACAGGAGAGATATCTTGGCGCTGATCATCAAAATCGCACACAAGCTCCCCAGCTTGAACTCCTACATCAACAGGACTGGTTGCTTTCATCTGGAAGATGGGAAAACCCCTCTGCACCTTGCCTGTGAACTGTTGAGGTCAGAGACAGTCCTCATCCTCCTCGGGAATGGAGCTTCTCCCAGGATAGAGGACAGTAAAGGGCTTACCCCTCTGGACGTCATCCTGGAGCAGATGTGGGACTCCAAAGTCAATGTGGCATCAAAGAAGCTCTGCCTCGACTACCTCTTGCTCTTCATGCCCAACCCCCAGTTTAAGATGCGGAAAGTTCTGCAGGAGCATCCAGACCACTGGACAGCTTTGCTGGGGGAAGACAAATTCAACAGCCTGGTTGGGAACACACCTGCTTCTTTATATCTGCAAGCTATGCAAACTATTCTCCAGactcttcccccctcccactTCCCTAAAAGCATCCAGGAACTACCTATACCTCAGGCACTAAAGCCCTTACCATCCTATGGCAAAAAGCTACCGACAAAAAATGTGGTAAATGTTTTTCCTTGA